In Salarias fasciatus chromosome 13, fSalaFa1.1, whole genome shotgun sequence, the sequence CGGGACGGGCATGTCGGCCAAAGACAGCGCCGCCgagaacctgctgctgctctccaacTCCAAGTCGGCCTCCAGCGAGAAGGACGGCTCGCCCAGCCACAGCGGCCAGGACTCCACGGACACGGAGAGCAACAACGAGGACCGGTCCGGCGCGGCGGTGCCGGGCCTCATCTACCTGACCAACCACATCACGTCCGGGGTGCGGAACGGCGTGCTGCCGCTGGtcaaggaggagcagcagaggcagtACGACGCCATCCGCGCCATGGAGATGGCCTCGGAGGGCTTCAAGGTGGTGGCGGCGGACGGCGAGCAGGTGAGGGCGTACCGCTGCGAGCACTGCCGCATCCTCTTCCTGGACCACGTCATGTACACCATCCACATGGGCTGCCACGGCTTCAGGGACCCCTTCGAGTGCAACCTGTGCGGCT encodes:
- the ikzf1 gene encoding DNA-binding protein Ikaros isoform X6, whose protein sequence is MGLQNSIYAVVKEESNQNEQREDLSQTGSDRALVLDRLANNVAKRKSTMPQKFVGDKRLSDLPYDGGAGEMIQPHVMDQAINSAISYLGAESLRPLVQTSPASSSDVALGSMFPLHKPAADGHAGTGMSAKDSAAENLLLLSNSKSASSEKDGSPSHSGQDSTDTESNNEDRSGAAVPGLIYLTNHITSGVRNGVLPLVKEEQQRQYDAIRAMEMASEGFKVVAADGEQVRAYRCEHCRILFLDHVMYTIHMGCHGFRDPFECNLCGYRSQDRYEFSSHITRGEHRY